The genomic region CCCACCAATATGGGGGATCCGGTGATTGAACGTTCCGGTATGGGGGACGAACTGAATTTTGTTCCAACCCACCCGAAAACCCTTCAATCCAAAAAGTGGAAAAATATTTTTGTCATCGGGGATGCCACCAATCTTCCCAGTTCCAAAGCAGGATCTGTTGCCCATTTTCAGGCGGAAATTCTCCAGGAAAACCTGTTGCGGGCTATTGATGGTTTGCCATTGAGAGAAGAATTCGATGGTCATGCCAACTGCTTTATTGAATCAGGTTTTGGCAAAGGAATGCTTATCGATTTTAATTACGATGTGGAACCCCTGCCGGGAAAATATCCCCTGCCCGGTATCGGTCCATTCTCTCTTCTGGAAGAAACCAAAATGAATCACTGGGGAAAAATGATGTTTCGCTGGGTCTACTGGAATATCCTCATCAAAGGCGGTGAGATGCCCATCGAAACCCAGATGAATATGGCGGGAAAAATTCGATGAGGGAGGATGATATGAGTAAAGAACTGGAGAAAATCCATGAAAAACTGGATTTTTTAACGGAACAGGTGATGATTACCCGGCGAAGACAGGAAGAACTCCGTGAATTGAAAGAAGATTTTACACCGGTCGTGTCAGATCTTTTTCAAACAGCGGTTCAGGAACTTGATGATATTTCCGCCTATTTTTCCTATGAAGATTTACTCTTTCTGGTTAAAAAATTGCTGCGCAATACGCGAACTCTCATCGGTTTGTTTGAACGGCTGGAGAGTATCAACGATTTTGTGGATGATGTAACACCTTTGACCCGGGATATGTTTGATGCCGCCCTGGAAAAAATGGATAAACTGGAAAAAAAGGGAGTCTTTAAACTTTTAAAAGATGGTGGGGAACTGACCGATAATGTCCTTCAGGACTATACATCCGAAGCGTGGAAAGTACCGAAAAAAGTATCCCTTTTCCGTCTTCTCCGTGAACTAAATCAGCCTGAAGTGAAACGAACATTCTATGTGTTGCTGAGTATCCTGAAGAGCCTGGGGACTCAATCACCCAATCCCCCAATCAACCCATCAACCAATCAATCCAAATAAAGGAGTTAAACTATGACTGAAAAAAAGATAGTCAATGTTACTGTCGATGTGGATGCGGAAGGGTTTATGACGGATGCATCCCAGTGGAATGAGGAGATTGCCCGGGCGCTTGCCAGGGAAGAAGGCATAGAGCTGACGGACGACCATTTTAAGGTAATTCATTTCATGCGGAAGGATTACGAAGAAAATGGTACAGCACCCTCCATCCGAAGATTAAACAAAGTCGGTGGAATTCCGACCAAGGACTTGTACAGCCTTTTCCCGGATGGACCTGCTAAAAAGGCAGCCAAAATTTCCGGTCTTCCCAAACCCCAGGGATGTGTATAACATAAAGGAGCAAATATGTCAGAATCAAAAATAAAAAAAGTGTCCATTGTGATTTCCAGGGGATCCCTGGAAGGGGTTTATCCCGGTCTTATTATGGCAAACGGTGCCCGGATGGAGGGCATTGAAGCCACGGTGTTTTTTACCTTTTTCGGACTTGAAGCCATTATGAAAAAGAAGGCAGATAAAATTAAAGTTGCCACTGTGGGAAATCCGGCTATGCATCTTCCGACACTGCTGGGAATGATTCCTGGTATGTCCGCTTTTGCCACTCACAAAATGAAAAAAGAGATGGAAAAACTGGATATTCCACCGGTGAGTGAATTCATTGAAATGCTTTCTGATGCCGGGGCCGAACTCTATGCCTGTAAAGCCACTGTAGATATGTTTCATTTGACCAAAGAAGATTTTACGCCACAGGTCAACGACATTATCAATGTGGCGACATTCTACGAAAAATCAGCCGGAGCGGAAATTATATTTACATAATTTTTTTAATGATGAATGATGAATTTGCTTGAGTGGATCTATTGACGCACAGAATCACTCGTTAACTGTCAACTCGTTACGCGTCACGCGTCACTCGTCACTCGTCACTCGTCACTCGTCACTCCCATGTTCATAACATACATTTCCTGAAAATCCGGTCTCCCCGCCAGTTCGGAATGCCGTGTATTTTGTGCCAGTCGTTGAATGACAGGGACGGTTTGTTTATTTTTCAGAATCAGTTCACATCCTCCCAGGCTTCCATTACCCAGGTAAAGGAAAGCGTCTGCCGGAAGGCGGGGGAAAATTCCTGTCTCCATACCGGCTTCCGGACGGATATAGTGACCGAATCCCCCGGCGAGAACCAGGTAATCCAGGTCCTGGACAGACAATCCGGCATCCTGAAGAAGCATTTTCCGTGTGGCGGCAATGGCTCCTTTTGCCATTTGATAGGCCCGGATATCCCGGGGAGACAGATACACATTTTTGTCTATCATGAAGCCTTTTTTGTGAATATTCTCCACGAACCGTCCGTCATCGGTAATCCGTTTCTGTTTCCACAGCGTATGAATGCTGTGAATCAGTCCGCTGCCGCAAATGCCCTTTGCGGGTTCATTATCGATTGTCACCGCCTGAAACCGGCCATCTCCGTTAAAAAACAAGTCACTTACAGCTCCTGCTTCAGCCTGCATTCCGCAGGTGATTCCCGCTCCTTCCATGACGGGACCGGCCGGAGCTGAAGCCGCCACGGAGATTTCCGGTGTTTTTAATACTATTTCACAATTGGTGCCCAGATCCATTAAAAGGTATGTGACATCTTCCGGTAAAATTTCTCTGCAGACCAGTAAATCCGCTGAAATATCTCCCCCAATGAAACTGCCGATACAGGGTAATAAGCTTACCTTACCCCGGGGATGGATTGTCAGCCCGCTTTCTTTACTCTCCAGTACCTGCATGTCCGTTACCGGGGCGATATAAGGCGCCGTGACCAGAGAATCCATAGACAGGCCCAAAAAAAGGTGTGACATCACAGTATTCCCGGCCATGACCACATGGACGATATCACGGGGTGTATCGGTCATATCCCGGATCAGGTCGTTGATTTTTTCAATCATCAGCCGTTGAAGTGCTTTGGCTTCGTTGGGAGATTCGGTCGCGGCTGTTGCCCGGCTGATGATGTCTGTCCCGTACAGACTCTGGGGATTGGGTGCACTTCGGAGCCCAAGGCGCTTGCCGCTTTTCAAATCATGAAGGGTTAAAACCAGAGTGGTGGTGCCCATATCCACGGCCAGGCCCAAAGGTTTATTCAAAGATACTCCCTCCGGGATGTCCGGATCGAGCTCTCCCTCAAGGTCAATGCCGTCAGATAAAATATGAAGACTCTTTTTCTCCGGAAGCTCTTCTATTTTAATGGATGTATCTTCCGTCACATGATGCTGGCAGGCCAGGCGAAGCCCTTTTTTCAGGGATTCGGGCAGGATGTTCTTTTTTTCGGCCGGGGTCGGATCCGGTGGAGTGGATAGATAGGTAATCCTGCATTTCCCGCAGCTTCCGTATCCCCCGCAGGGTGTATCCAATGGAATCCCATGATCCGGGAGTGTCCGGGATAAGAGAGATCCTTCCTCAATGTTCAGAATCTTTTTTTTATTCGCTTGTTGGATTGTCAATTTGAAGGTTTTCATTCGATTTCCGCCGGCTTGATGAGCAGGTTTTTTTCCAGGCTATAATGGGCTTTGCCCGGAGGGAATCCCTTTCG from Candidatus Neomarinimicrobiota bacterium harbors:
- a CDS encoding DUF1641 domain-containing protein, coding for MSKELEKIHEKLDFLTEQVMITRRRQEELRELKEDFTPVVSDLFQTAVQELDDISAYFSYEDLLFLVKKLLRNTRTLIGLFERLESINDFVDDVTPLTRDMFDAALEKMDKLEKKGVFKLLKDGGELTDNVLQDYTSEAWKVPKKVSLFRLLRELNQPEVKRTFYVLLSILKSLGTQSPNPPINPSTNQSK
- a CDS encoding TusE/DsrC/DsvC family sulfur relay protein — protein: MTEKKIVNVTVDVDAEGFMTDASQWNEEIARALAREEGIELTDDHFKVIHFMRKDYEENGTAPSIRRLNKVGGIPTKDLYSLFPDGPAKKAAKISGLPKPQGCV
- a CDS encoding DsrE/DsrF/DrsH-like family protein; amino-acid sequence: MSESKIKKVSIVISRGSLEGVYPGLIMANGARMEGIEATVFFTFFGLEAIMKKKADKIKVATVGNPAMHLPTLLGMIPGMSAFATHKMKKEMEKLDIPPVSEFIEMLSDAGAELYACKATVDMFHLTKEDFTPQVNDIINVATFYEKSAGAEIIFT
- a CDS encoding DUF4445 domain-containing protein, encoding MKTFKLTIQQANKKKILNIEEGSLLSRTLPDHGIPLDTPCGGYGSCGKCRITYLSTPPDPTPAEKKNILPESLKKGLRLACQHHVTEDTSIKIEELPEKKSLHILSDGIDLEGELDPDIPEGVSLNKPLGLAVDMGTTTLVLTLHDLKSGKRLGLRSAPNPQSLYGTDIISRATAATESPNEAKALQRLMIEKINDLIRDMTDTPRDIVHVVMAGNTVMSHLFLGLSMDSLVTAPYIAPVTDMQVLESKESGLTIHPRGKVSLLPCIGSFIGGDISADLLVCREILPEDVTYLLMDLGTNCEIVLKTPEISVAASAPAGPVMEGAGITCGMQAEAGAVSDLFFNGDGRFQAVTIDNEPAKGICGSGLIHSIHTLWKQKRITDDGRFVENIHKKGFMIDKNVYLSPRDIRAYQMAKGAIAATRKMLLQDAGLSVQDLDYLVLAGGFGHYIRPEAGMETGIFPRLPADAFLYLGNGSLGGCELILKNKQTVPVIQRLAQNTRHSELAGRPDFQEMYVMNMGVTSDE